A genomic window from Alphaproteobacteria bacterium includes:
- a CDS encoding response regulator, with translation MSKKILVVEDTEDNRQILRDLLGLAGYDLVEAHDGAEGVARASEHRPDLILMDIQMPVMDGYEATRRIKADPALKAIPVIAVTSYALSGDEEKARAAGCDGYIAKPFSPRQMLAKVREILG, from the coding sequence ATGAGCAAGAAGATCCTTGTCGTCGAGGACACCGAGGACAACCGCCAGATCCTGCGCGATCTGCTGGGCCTGGCGGGCTACGACCTGGTCGAGGCGCATGACGGCGCCGAGGGCGTGGCCAGGGCGAGCGAGCACAGGCCCGACCTGATCCTGATGGATATCCAGATGCCGGTCATGGACGGCTACGAGGCGACGCGGCGCATCAAGGCCGATCCGGCGCTCAAGGCCATCCCGGTGATCGCCGTGACCTCCTATGCGCTGTCCGGTGACGAGGAGAAGGCCCGCGCCGCCGGCTGCGACGGCTACATCGCCAAGCCGTTCAGCCCGCGCCAGATGCTGGCCAAGGTGCGGGAGATCCTCGGCTAG